Proteins encoded in a region of the Stieleria neptunia genome:
- a CDS encoding ABC transporter permease subunit: protein MNKILGIFGLLIFVCLFTTVLNDSFVGQYNLYNTTRWSALFGILSIGVAFVIITGGIDLSIGSVVGLVACLLPMLVVGQGYSPTAAVLIVMLVAGGIGLLHGLLITRLDLQPFVVTLCGLLFYRGFARWLTDDGTLGFGQDYDGLRLLAIGKPCSWATMLLGGGICLFLYGLWNLGRLRPHGDAQTHGDAQTRGDAQTRGVLDRDVDMQRKISAWSIPAIGVLLAVAGASRFWLGWESGPGTALFEIAGYQIRSLGIEVTEEAALMPSTVMKVAGTILFVPTLVVFLFWAWQSDAGRMKKPSALVLGSLILLGLCVWQLVPLFRSAAADDRWQVGAIEVSGEMFKTVLMMIVFVVVGAVIGSVGWLISAAGTASGKSKALTPALIATGVMALLGQTPLAATMVPMPMLIMIALAIVASIFLNRTVYGRYLLALGRNEEAARYSGINTKRMIVVAYVLCSLAAGLGGILFALDVNSVQPSGFGNFYELYAIAAAVLGGCSLRGGEGNILGVVIGAAVMRVLYNAINILGISTKLEFAIIGMVILAGVIVDVVVKRIVAKRAVLAAEEVG, encoded by the coding sequence ATGAACAAAATCCTAGGTATCTTCGGCTTGTTGATTTTCGTCTGTCTGTTCACGACGGTTTTGAACGACAGCTTCGTCGGGCAATACAACTTGTACAACACGACGCGTTGGAGCGCGCTGTTCGGCATTCTGTCAATCGGCGTCGCGTTCGTGATCATCACCGGCGGGATCGACCTGTCGATCGGCTCGGTTGTGGGACTGGTCGCGTGTTTGTTGCCGATGCTGGTCGTCGGACAGGGTTACTCGCCGACCGCCGCCGTGCTGATCGTGATGCTGGTCGCCGGGGGAATCGGATTGTTACACGGATTACTGATCACACGGCTGGATTTGCAACCGTTCGTGGTCACCCTGTGCGGCCTGTTGTTCTATCGTGGCTTTGCGCGCTGGCTGACCGATGACGGCACGCTCGGATTCGGCCAAGACTATGACGGGCTGCGGTTGTTGGCGATCGGCAAACCGTGCAGTTGGGCAACGATGTTGCTCGGCGGCGGGATCTGTCTGTTTTTGTACGGGCTGTGGAACTTGGGCCGATTGCGTCCCCACGGTGATGCACAGACCCACGGTGATGCACAGACCCGCGGTGATGCACAGACCCGCGGTGTGCTCGATCGCGACGTCGACATGCAACGAAAGATCTCGGCGTGGTCGATTCCGGCGATCGGCGTTTTGTTGGCCGTGGCGGGGGCGTCGCGTTTCTGGCTGGGTTGGGAATCGGGGCCCGGGACGGCGCTTTTCGAAATCGCGGGTTATCAAATCCGCAGCCTGGGCATCGAAGTTACCGAGGAGGCGGCGTTGATGCCGTCGACGGTGATGAAAGTCGCGGGAACGATTTTGTTCGTCCCGACGCTGGTCGTGTTTCTTTTCTGGGCTTGGCAATCGGATGCCGGCCGGATGAAAAAGCCGTCGGCGCTGGTGCTCGGCTCGCTGATCTTGCTGGGGCTGTGCGTCTGGCAACTCGTGCCGTTGTTTCGCAGTGCGGCGGCCGATGACCGCTGGCAAGTTGGTGCGATCGAAGTTTCCGGAGAGATGTTCAAGACGGTGCTGATGATGATCGTGTTCGTGGTCGTCGGCGCCGTAATCGGATCGGTCGGCTGGCTCATCTCGGCCGCCGGTACGGCGTCAGGAAAATCCAAAGCGTTGACGCCGGCTCTGATTGCCACCGGCGTGATGGCGTTGTTGGGACAAACCCCATTGGCCGCGACGATGGTGCCGATGCCGATGTTGATCATGATCGCACTGGCGATCGTCGCCTCGATCTTCCTGAACCGGACCGTGTATGGCCGCTACCTGTTGGCGCTGGGACGCAACGAAGAAGCGGCCCGATACAGCGGCATCAATACCAAACGCATGATCGTGGTCGCCTACGTGCTCTGCTCGTTGGCCGCGGGACTGGGCGGCATCCTGTTTGCACTGGACGTCAATTCGGTGCAACCGTCGGGCTTCGGCAACTTTTATGAACTCTACGCGATCGCGGCGGCGGTGTTGGGCGGTTGCAGCCTGCGCGGCGGCGAGGGAAACATTCTGGGCGTCGTGATCGGTGCCGCGGTGATGCGCGTGCTCTACAACGCGATCAACATCCTGGGCATCAGCACCAAGCTCGAGTTCGCGATCATCGGCATGGTGATTCTGGCCGGCGTGATCGTCGACGTCGTCGTCAAACGCATCGTCGCCAAGCGAGCCGTGTTGGCGGCTGAAGAAGTGGGGTAG
- a CDS encoding IS1182 family transposase encodes MNNPSIATQRGQARTNRPERTQIEMRMLSLDQLVASDHRVRLVWDYCQSLDLSPFYEPIKSLQGTRGRNPIDPRILFALWFYATLEGITSARRIAELTTRDFCYLWICGGVTVNYHTLSDFRTKHTEELEQLLSDSITVLLNEKLITLETIGQDGMRVRASAGSSSFRSEPTLQRMQEEAEKYLKELNEQSEQENQAEVSAAEQAARQRAAEERLERIKAAQDNLEELERRRREKKSRKSKSTPRASTTDPEAVRMKMGDGGFRPAFNVQFATDGQTRIVVGVDVNNQGSDMGQMLPVYESVCSTYGVVPGQYIVDGGFIKAADIDALDAAGTTVYGAVQGAEKAVADGKTPYQAKPTDSDAMGRFRERMGTEEAQAIYQQRPSIAEFPNAECRNRGLNQFSVRGQRKALGQTLWHVLVNNFNRFQHLGFLPHLMGEHSAPPASS; translated from the coding sequence ATGAATAATCCAAGCATCGCTACCCAGCGTGGCCAAGCTCGTACCAACCGGCCCGAACGAACTCAGATCGAGATGCGGATGCTCTCGCTGGACCAACTCGTCGCCAGTGATCATCGCGTGCGATTGGTTTGGGACTACTGCCAATCGCTGGATCTGTCCCCCTTCTATGAACCGATCAAATCACTCCAAGGAACACGTGGGCGAAACCCCATCGATCCCAGGATTCTCTTCGCTCTGTGGTTCTACGCCACCCTCGAAGGAATCACCAGCGCGCGGCGAATCGCGGAGCTTACCACGCGTGATTTTTGTTACCTGTGGATCTGCGGCGGAGTAACAGTCAACTACCATACGCTGAGTGATTTTCGCACGAAGCACACTGAAGAACTGGAACAACTGCTAAGTGATTCAATCACCGTATTGCTCAACGAAAAACTGATCACGCTTGAGACGATTGGCCAGGATGGTATGCGTGTGCGTGCTTCGGCGGGCAGCAGTTCGTTTCGATCCGAGCCGACGCTGCAACGGATGCAGGAGGAAGCGGAGAAGTATCTCAAAGAACTCAACGAGCAATCCGAGCAAGAGAACCAAGCCGAAGTCTCGGCCGCGGAGCAAGCCGCTCGACAGCGTGCCGCCGAAGAACGGCTCGAACGCATCAAAGCCGCTCAAGACAACCTTGAGGAGCTTGAACGCCGTCGCCGGGAAAAGAAGTCTCGCAAAAGCAAATCAACTCCGCGAGCCTCGACGACGGACCCCGAAGCGGTACGGATGAAGATGGGCGATGGCGGCTTTCGTCCGGCGTTTAATGTGCAGTTTGCCACCGATGGGCAGACTCGAATCGTTGTCGGCGTGGACGTGAACAACCAAGGCAGTGACATGGGCCAGATGCTTCCGGTCTATGAGTCAGTGTGTTCGACGTATGGTGTCGTGCCAGGACAGTACATAGTCGATGGTGGTTTTATCAAAGCTGCGGATATCGACGCGTTGGATGCCGCTGGGACGACGGTCTATGGTGCTGTTCAGGGTGCTGAGAAAGCCGTCGCCGATGGTAAAACTCCCTATCAAGCGAAGCCCACTGACAGCGACGCGATGGGGCGTTTTCGCGAACGGATGGGGACAGAGGAAGCTCAAGCGATCTACCAGCAACGTCCCTCCATTGCGGAATTCCCCAACGCGGAGTGTCGCAACCGTGGGCTGAATCAATTTAGCGTTCGCGGCCAGCGCAAAGCCCTTGGGCAAACACTGTGGCATGTGCTGGTGAACAACTTCAATCGCTTCCAACATCTGGGCTTTTTACCGCATTTAATGGGGGAGCATAGCGCGCCGCCTGCTTCAAGTTGA
- a CDS encoding acyl-CoA thioesterase, producing MDSGLPMRENTIQHRVRYDECDPMGFVHHSVYLQYFEIGRTELLRASGGRYRDMEDQGLLVVVARVDCRYKAPARYDDLIDIQTRIADVTVGKIVHEYTISIESRTLVTATVTLAVINREGRIQRVPQSLLDQYGTVA from the coding sequence ATGGACAGCGGCCTACCGATGCGAGAAAACACGATCCAACACCGCGTTCGTTACGACGAGTGCGATCCGATGGGGTTCGTCCATCACAGCGTTTACCTGCAGTACTTCGAAATCGGACGCACCGAGTTGTTGCGTGCCAGCGGTGGTCGTTACCGCGACATGGAGGACCAAGGATTATTGGTCGTGGTCGCGCGGGTCGATTGTCGCTACAAGGCGCCGGCCCGCTACGACGACCTGATCGACATTCAAACGCGGATCGCAGACGTCACCGTCGGCAAGATCGTTCATGAGTACACGATCTCGATCGAATCGCGAACACTCGTCACCGCCACGGTCACCCTGGCCGTGATCAACCGCGAAGGCCGCATCCAACGCGTCCCCCAAAGCCTGCTCGACCAGTACGGAACCGTGGCGTAA
- a CDS encoding SelL-related redox protein, whose translation MKRTNSTIATEHPSWMTYVLLAAGIYNLAWGGWVVLRPMDLFDLTGIDRPLYPGIWQCVGMIVGVYGIGYAIAATDPYRHWPIVLVGFLGKSFGPIGMAYQFLVLAPGTTGRLPLQWGWVNVTNDLIWWLPFAVILYQTFKFWNAPARASEPESPSRLNELFRSQHGTTIAELSRQHPLLVVFLRHSGCTFCREALQDLREQRSRIEAEGTRIVLVHMGDDESSRSFFEAYDLGDVDRISDPECRLYRAYELGRGRIGQLFGLSVFWRGFMCAILNRHGVGKLDGDGFQMPGAFLVRDNEIVNAFRHRTAASRPDYCSVADPTVRSAPVESSSS comes from the coding sequence ATGAAGCGTACGAATTCGACGATCGCGACCGAACATCCGAGTTGGATGACGTACGTGTTGCTGGCGGCGGGGATTTATAATCTCGCCTGGGGCGGCTGGGTGGTGCTGCGGCCGATGGATCTGTTCGACCTGACGGGCATCGATCGGCCGCTGTATCCGGGGATCTGGCAGTGCGTCGGCATGATCGTCGGCGTCTACGGCATCGGCTACGCGATTGCGGCGACGGATCCGTACCGGCATTGGCCGATCGTGCTGGTCGGGTTCTTGGGCAAGTCCTTTGGCCCGATCGGGATGGCGTACCAGTTCCTGGTGCTCGCCCCCGGTACGACGGGACGACTGCCGCTGCAGTGGGGCTGGGTCAACGTGACCAACGACTTGATCTGGTGGTTGCCGTTCGCGGTGATTCTGTACCAGACCTTTAAATTCTGGAACGCGCCGGCGAGGGCGAGTGAACCCGAATCGCCCAGCCGTCTCAACGAGCTGTTTCGATCGCAACATGGCACGACGATCGCCGAGCTGTCGCGGCAACATCCGCTGCTGGTCGTGTTCTTGCGTCACAGCGGTTGCACGTTTTGCCGCGAAGCCCTGCAAGACCTGCGCGAACAACGCAGCCGCATCGAAGCGGAAGGGACCCGGATCGTGTTGGTGCACATGGGAGACGACGAATCGAGCCGATCGTTTTTTGAGGCCTACGATCTTGGCGACGTCGATCGCATCAGCGACCCAGAATGTCGGCTGTACCGGGCCTATGAGTTAGGTCGCGGGCGGATCGGACAACTGTTCGGCCTGTCGGTGTTTTGGCGCGGATTCATGTGCGCGATCTTGAATCGTCACGGCGTCGGCAAGCTTGACGGAGACGGTTTCCAGATGCCGGGGGCGTTCCTGGTGCGCGACAATGAAATCGTCAACGCCTTCCGCCATCGAACGGCAGCGTCGCGACCGGATTACTGCAGCGTGGCCGATCCGACCGTTCGCTCTGCCCCGGTCGAATCCTCGTCATCATGA
- the rnpA gene encoding ribonuclease P protein component: MKPHAFPKSKRVVSGRSFTLALRKGGCAADGCLVVFAFPRRSGDDRSHQPRRLGVTIPKKTGNAVVRNRWKRWIRESFRTQQAAFPVGFDFVVRPKKDAVGNWNAIQRSLPKLAHKAVRRLKPKGR, translated from the coding sequence ATGAAACCCCATGCCTTTCCCAAGTCGAAACGCGTCGTCAGCGGTCGCTCGTTTACCCTGGCCCTGCGCAAGGGCGGCTGCGCGGCCGACGGTTGTTTGGTCGTGTTCGCCTTTCCCCGTCGGTCCGGTGATGATCGTTCCCATCAGCCGCGACGGCTGGGCGTCACGATCCCCAAGAAAACGGGAAACGCCGTCGTTCGCAATCGCTGGAAACGCTGGATCCGCGAGTCGTTCCGAACGCAACAAGCCGCCTTTCCCGTCGGGTTCGATTTCGTCGTCCGCCCCAAAAAAGACGCCGTCGGCAACTGGAACGCGATTCAGCGGTCCCTGCCCAAACTGGCCCACAAAGCGGTCCGGCGGCTGAAACCCAAGGGCCGCTAG
- a CDS encoding DnaJ C-terminal domain-containing protein: protein MAEDLYQTLGVARNASKDEIKKAHRKLAIKFHPDKNPGKDSQEKFKRIQEAYDVLSDDDKRAAYDRYGKDFEKIRGGGYQGAAPGGFDGLDLEQIFGRGGGGGGAGGQPGGFNFEGGFGDFFEQILGGGGGGRAPGGRAGGGRARAAQPRPPQKGENIRHELELPLKLVARGGETEFYLGDEKLAVTIPPGVAEGAKMRLRQQGAPSPNGGERGDLILVIKTSPHQHYRRRGQNLELTLPISISEAALGTSVDVPTPSGVVTLNIPACSSGGRKLRLKGQGIASQSGSSGDLIVQLQVRLPESIDEESKELLRQFADKNPQSLRDDLSF from the coding sequence GTGGCTGAAGACCTTTACCAAACACTCGGCGTCGCCCGAAACGCTTCGAAAGACGAAATCAAGAAAGCGCATCGCAAGCTGGCGATCAAGTTTCACCCTGACAAAAATCCGGGAAAGGACTCGCAAGAAAAATTCAAACGCATCCAGGAAGCGTACGACGTTCTAAGCGATGACGACAAACGGGCGGCCTATGACCGCTACGGCAAGGATTTTGAAAAGATCCGCGGCGGCGGCTACCAGGGGGCGGCACCGGGAGGATTCGACGGGCTGGACCTGGAACAGATCTTCGGACGTGGCGGCGGTGGCGGTGGTGCCGGCGGCCAACCCGGGGGATTTAATTTTGAAGGCGGATTTGGCGACTTTTTTGAGCAAATCCTCGGCGGCGGCGGCGGCGGACGCGCGCCCGGGGGACGCGCCGGCGGAGGACGGGCGCGGGCCGCTCAACCCCGACCGCCACAAAAGGGCGAAAACATCCGTCACGAACTGGAGCTTCCGCTAAAACTGGTCGCCCGCGGCGGGGAAACGGAATTCTATCTCGGCGACGAAAAGTTGGCCGTCACGATTCCGCCCGGCGTGGCCGAAGGCGCCAAAATGCGACTCCGCCAACAGGGCGCTCCCTCGCCCAACGGCGGCGAACGAGGCGATTTGATCTTGGTGATCAAAACCTCGCCCCATCAACACTACCGCCGCCGCGGCCAGAACCTGGAACTGACCCTGCCGATCTCGATCAGCGAAGCGGCGCTGGGGACCAGCGTCGACGTGCCGACCCCCTCGGGTGTCGTCACCTTGAACATTCCCGCGTGCAGCAGCGGTGGCCGCAAGCTCCGACTCAAAGGACAGGGCATTGCGTCCCAATCGGGGTCCAGCGGCGATCTGATCGTCCAGCTGCAAGTCCGGCTTCCCGAATCGATCGACGAGGAGTCCAAGGAGTTGCTCCGGCAGTTCGCGGACAAGAACCCCCAGTCGCTGCGTGATGACTTGTCCTTTTGA
- a CDS encoding CehA/McbA family metallohydrolase domain-containing protein, with amino-acid sequence MKLRQRSARWAFTVGVLVTSASPCLAAGGSLTLKLQDETTGEPVISRVEFFRGAAPSGPREKQMPVRQTVSAGIGVVVDRSVVLELPDGPYRFRIVRGPEYRVINGTFELEKTSLDEKNVALPRMVDMAAEGWLAGDCCVVASSESVPLRMASEDLHVAAVLGKRPAKPIPRRDSDDSIEHEPTWIRTDLTQDRGLVYFGFDSQLASTLEPTEHSLAELVAVTRNENADDVKIGIENPFAWELPVWLASGKVDGIFVLGDWLRLDRRVVSVRDGRTPASFSLAEPTQVGRYAERIYRHALDAGIALVPLAGGGDRSAKTPIGYNRLYVTSKPSQGGDGVESPAAPPTQQAWWDAAWAGTSVATNGPLMRPLVGGKLPGHVFRGRSGEVLRIQPELNLAVRDPVEYLEVIHNNRVHYSARLDEFAKAGGEIPPIMAAESGWVILRVMTLHGEHYRAAVTAPWWIEFDGRRRVSPESVQFFRDWLSEYEQRLTRLPPEQLASYVPFIRAARRFWESR; translated from the coding sequence ATGAAATTACGGCAAAGATCCGCCCGTTGGGCGTTTACTGTAGGCGTTCTGGTGACGTCGGCCAGTCCCTGTCTGGCCGCAGGCGGTTCGTTGACGTTGAAGTTGCAAGACGAAACGACAGGCGAACCGGTGATTTCACGCGTCGAGTTTTTTCGCGGTGCCGCGCCGTCGGGGCCGCGGGAAAAGCAAATGCCCGTGCGTCAAACCGTCTCGGCGGGGATCGGCGTCGTCGTCGATCGCAGCGTGGTGCTGGAATTGCCGGACGGGCCGTATCGATTTCGCATCGTTCGCGGCCCCGAATACCGGGTGATCAATGGCACGTTTGAATTGGAAAAAACGAGCCTGGACGAAAAAAACGTCGCGTTGCCGCGGATGGTCGACATGGCGGCCGAGGGATGGTTGGCCGGCGATTGCTGTGTCGTCGCCTCGTCCGAAAGCGTGCCGCTGAGGATGGCGTCGGAGGATCTGCACGTCGCCGCGGTGCTGGGCAAACGGCCGGCCAAACCGATTCCCCGACGCGATTCCGACGATTCGATCGAACACGAACCGACGTGGATTCGCACCGACCTGACGCAAGATCGCGGGTTGGTCTATTTCGGATTCGACTCGCAGCTTGCTTCGACGCTCGAGCCGACCGAACACTCGTTGGCGGAGCTGGTCGCGGTGACGAGAAACGAAAACGCTGACGACGTCAAAATCGGAATCGAAAACCCGTTCGCCTGGGAGCTGCCGGTCTGGTTGGCCAGCGGGAAAGTCGACGGCATCTTCGTGCTGGGCGATTGGCTGCGGCTGGACCGGCGTGTCGTGTCGGTACGCGACGGCCGCACGCCGGCCTCGTTTTCGCTGGCCGAACCGACTCAAGTCGGCCGCTACGCCGAGCGGATCTATCGACACGCACTCGATGCCGGCATCGCGCTGGTGCCGTTGGCCGGCGGCGGGGATCGGTCGGCGAAAACCCCGATCGGATACAACCGCCTCTACGTCACGTCCAAGCCGTCCCAGGGCGGTGACGGCGTGGAATCACCGGCCGCGCCACCGACCCAGCAGGCCTGGTGGGACGCCGCCTGGGCCGGCACCAGCGTGGCGACCAACGGACCGCTGATGCGTCCGCTGGTCGGCGGCAAGTTGCCCGGGCATGTCTTTCGAGGCCGCAGCGGCGAGGTGTTGCGGATCCAGCCGGAGTTGAACCTGGCGGTGCGCGACCCGGTCGAATACTTGGAAGTGATTCACAACAATCGCGTGCATTACAGTGCACGCCTGGATGAATTTGCCAAAGCCGGCGGTGAGATCCCGCCGATCATGGCTGCCGAAAGCGGTTGGGTGATCCTCCGTGTGATGACGCTGCACGGCGAGCATTACCGCGCGGCCGTCACCGCGCCGTGGTGGATCGAGTTTGACGGCCGGCGGCGGGTCAGTCCGGAAAGCGTTCAGTTTTTTCGGGATTGGTTGTCCGAGTACGAACAACGGTTGACGCGTCTGCCGCCGGAACAATTGGCCAGCTACGTGCCGTTCATCCGAGCGGCGCGACGGTTTTGGGAGAGTCGGTGA
- a CDS encoding Gfo/Idh/MocA family protein codes for MSIGIGIVGCGMIANFHARAIADAAGAHLVGACSRRKEEYEPFAAEHNCRGFASLEEMLADPEVQAVSICTPSGLHLDPAVAAAQAGKHVIVEKPLEITTERCDQIIQACDEAGVQLSVAFQSRFHESSRLMKEAVDTGRFGKVTMGDAYVKWYRSQAYYDSGEWRGTWKLDGGGALMNQAIHSVDLLVWLMGPVKQISAMTSTLTHERIEVEDVAVATLQFESGALGVIEATTTAYPGALKRIEISGSEGSAILEEEDIKAWEFANETPADEKIRAEMIGKTDTGGGASDPSAISHDGHTKIFEETINAINEGRPSLINGHEGRRSVEVICAIYESAKTGKIVTLG; via the coding sequence ATGAGTATCGGAATCGGAATCGTCGGCTGCGGCATGATCGCAAATTTCCACGCACGGGCCATCGCCGACGCCGCTGGCGCCCACCTGGTCGGTGCCTGCAGCCGCCGCAAGGAGGAGTACGAACCGTTCGCCGCCGAGCACAACTGTCGCGGATTCGCCTCGTTGGAGGAAATGCTGGCCGACCCCGAGGTTCAAGCCGTGTCGATCTGCACGCCGAGCGGATTGCACCTGGATCCCGCCGTCGCCGCCGCCCAAGCCGGCAAGCACGTGATCGTCGAAAAACCCCTCGAAATCACGACCGAACGTTGCGATCAAATCATCCAGGCCTGTGACGAAGCCGGGGTCCAACTGAGCGTGGCGTTCCAAAGTCGATTCCACGAGTCCAGCCGGTTGATGAAGGAAGCCGTTGATACGGGACGCTTCGGGAAAGTCACCATGGGCGATGCCTACGTCAAGTGGTACCGCAGCCAAGCGTATTACGACAGCGGCGAATGGCGTGGGACCTGGAAACTCGACGGCGGCGGAGCGTTGATGAACCAGGCGATTCACAGCGTTGATCTGCTGGTCTGGCTGATGGGGCCGGTCAAACAAATCAGCGCCATGACGTCGACCCTGACCCACGAGCGCATCGAAGTCGAAGATGTTGCCGTCGCCACGCTGCAATTCGAAAGCGGCGCGCTGGGGGTCATCGAAGCCACGACGACGGCTTACCCGGGAGCCCTCAAACGCATCGAAATCAGCGGCAGCGAAGGTAGCGCGATCCTGGAAGAGGAAGACATCAAGGCCTGGGAATTCGCCAACGAAACCCCGGCGGATGAAAAAATTCGCGCCGAAATGATCGGCAAGACCGATACCGGCGGCGGTGCGTCCGACCCGTCCGCGATCAGCCACGACGGCCACACGAAGATCTTTGAAGAAACCATCAACGCGATCAACGAAGGCCGCCCGTCACTGATCAACGGCCACGAAGGCCGACGCAGCGTCGAAGTGATTTGTGCGATCTACGAAAGTGCCAAAACCGGCAAGATCGTCACGCTCGGCTGA